A single genomic interval of Argopecten irradians isolate NY chromosome 8, Ai_NY, whole genome shotgun sequence harbors:
- the LOC138330221 gene encoding dentin sialophosphoprotein-like, which produces MMNMKVIFGLVVLVALAVSAPLDTDQGIDLEDHLNFLLNEAATGGGGADAPADAAVEEAAPEAEAAAVAASAGSSGSSTSSKSSKSGGGGGGGGDGGDADDSSSDSDSDSDSDSGSDEEDADSSSSSGSGSDSSSDSSDGDDDSSDDGDDDSSDSSDDGDDDGSDDGSDEGSDSGDDADSDDDDDDDSNDSDDSDNSGSNGESDSDNSSSDDGDGSDSGSDSGDDADSDDDSDNDSDDSDDSDDSSNDVNESNSDESDAGAGGDGGDGDDDDSSSSSSSGSGSGSGSGSGSGSGSGSGSGSSGSGSDSSSDGDDDGNDDGSDDGSDEGSDSGDDADSADDDDLDSNDSDDSDNSGSNGESDSDNSSSNDGDGSDSGSDSGDDADSDDDSDNDSDDSDDSDDSEGDPDESDSDESGAAGGAGGKGGDGDGDDDDSSSSSSSGSGSGSGSGSGSGSGSGSGSSGSGSDSSSDGDDDGNDDGSDDGSDEGSDSGDDADSADDDDLDSNDSDDSDNSGSNGESDSDNSSSNDGDGSDSGSDSGDDADSDDDSDNDSDDSDDSDDSEGDPDESDSDESGAAGGAGGKGGDGGDGDGDDDDSSSSSSSGSGSGSSSGSGSGSGSGSGSGSGSSGSGSDSSSDGDDDGSDDGSDEGSDSGDDADSDDDDDLDSNDSDDSDNSGSNGESDSDNSSSNDGDGSDSGSDSGDDADSDDDSDNDSDDSDDSDDSEGDPDESDSDESGAAGGAGGKGKGGDADDSSSSSGSSDDSDEDSDSGSDDSSSGSSDGDADDSSSDSSSEEDA; this is translated from the exons ATGATGAACATGAAGGTTATCTTCGGACTTGTCGTCCTCGTGGCATTAGCCGTCTCTG cACCATTGGATACAGACCAGGGCATTGATTTAGAGGATCATTTAAATTTCCTCCTGAATGAGGCTGCCACTGGTGGTGGTGGCGCTGATGCACCGGCCGATGCAGCAGTCGAGGAAGCTGCCCCTGAAGCTGAAGCAGCAGCAGTAGCAGCATCAGCTGGATCATCTGGAAGCAGTACGAGCAGCAAGAGCAGCAAATCTGGAGGCGGCGGCGGCGGCGGCGGCGATGGCGGTGACGCTGATGATAGCTCCTCCGACAGTGACAGTGACTCCGATAGTGACAGTGGATCTGATGAAGAGGATGCTGATAGCTCCTCTAGCTCTGGCTCTGGATCTGATTCCAGCTCCGACAGCAGTGATGGTGACGATGATAGTTCAGATGATGGTGACGATGATAGTTCAGATAGTTCAGATGATGGTGACGATGATGGTTCAGATGATGGTTCCGATGAAGGATCTGACTCAGGTGATGATGCTGATtccgatgatgatgatgatgatgattctAACGATTCCGATGATTCAGATAACTCTGGATCCAACGGAGAGTCCGACTCTGACAACTCTTCATCCGACGATGGTGATGGTTCCGACTCTGGATCTGACTCCGGTGATGATGCTGATTCCGATGATGATTCTGATAACGATTCCGATGACTCCGACGACTCTGATGATTCATCCAATGACGTAAATGAATCTAACTCTGATGAATCTGATGCTGGAGCTGGTGGTGATGgcggtgatggtgatgatgatgattctTCATCCTCCTCAAGCTCTGGATCTGGCTCTGGATCTGGCTCTGGCTCTGGCTCTGGCTCTGGATCTGGATCTGGCTCAGGATCTTCCGGCTCTGGATCTGATTCTAGCAGTGATGGTGACGATGATGGTAACGATGATGGTTCCGATGATGGTTCCGATGAAGGATCTGACTCAGGTGATGATGCTGATTccgctgatgatgatgatcttgATTCTAACGATTCCGATGATTCTGACAACTCTGGATCCAACGGAGAGTCCGACTCTGACAACTCATCATCCAACGATGGTGATGGTTCCGACTCTGGATCTGACTCCGGTGATGATGCTGATTCTGATGATGATTCCGATAACGATTCCGATGACTCCGATGACTCTGATGACTCCGAGGGTGATCCCGACGAGTCTGATTCCGATGAATCTGGTGCTGCTGGAGGTGCTGGTGGTAAAGgcggtgatggtgatggtgatgatgatgattctTCATCCTCCTCAAGCTCAGGATCTGGCTCTGGCTCTGGCTCTGGCTCTGGCTCTGGCTCTGGCTCAGGATCTGGATCTTCCGGCTCTGGATCTGATTCTAGCAGTGATGGTGACGATGATGGTAACGATGATGGTTCCGATGATGGTTCCGATGAAGGATCTGACTCAGGTGATGATGCTGATTccgctgatgatgatgatcttgATTCTAACGATTCCGATGATTCTGACAACTCTGGATCAAACGGAGAGTCCGACTCTGACAACTCATCATCCAACGATGGTGATGGTTCCGACTCTGGATCTGACTCCGGTGATGATGCTGATTCCGATGATGATTCCGATAACGATTCCGATGACTCCGATGATTCTGATGACTCCGAGGGTGATCCCGACGAGTCTGATTCCGATGAATCTGGTGCTGCTGGAGGTGCTGGTGGTAAAGGCGGTGATGgcggtgatggtgatggtgatgatgatgattctTCATCCTCCTCTAGCTCAGGCTCAGGATCTGGCTCAAGCTCCGGATCAGGATCAGGCTCAGGATCTGGCTCTGGCTCAGGATCTGGATCTTCCGGCTCTGGATCTGATTCTAGCAGTGATGGTGACGATGATGGTTCCGATGATGGTTCCGATGAAGGCTCTGACTCAGGTGATGATGCTGATtccgatgatgatgatgatcttgATTCTAACGATTCCGATGATTCTGACAACTCTGGATCCAACGGAGAGTCCGACTCTGACAACTCATCATCCAACGATGGTGATGGTTCCGACTCTGGATCTGACTCCGGTGATGATGCTGATTCTGATGATGATTCCGATAACGATTCCGATGACTCCGATGATTCTGATGACTCCGAGGGTGATCCCGATGAGTCTGATTCCGATGAATCTGGTGCCGCTGGAGGTGCTGGTGGCAAAGGAAAGGGAGGTGATGCCGATGATTCGTCATCCTCCTCAGGCTCATCTGACGACTCCGATGAAGATTCCGACTCCGGATCTGATGACTCTAGCAGTGGATCTTCTGATGGTGATGCCGATGACTCTTCTTCAGATTCCTCCTCAGAAGAAGACGCATAA